In Bacillus sp. KH172YL63, one genomic interval encodes:
- a CDS encoding glycine betaine ABC transporter substrate-binding protein: MKRKLQTFAILIIFSITAAGCGNGGGKDTITVSGKKWTEQYILTHMMAELLKEKTELDVKVEEGLGEVSILTPALEKGDIDVYVEYTGTGLEAVLKQQAEEGATADEILSQVRKGYEKKFDVTWLKPLGFENTYTLAYTEDQDFDAKTFSDLVPLSKTLSFGAPHQFYEREGDGYDAFSEEYGFEFKDKESFDPNIMYEAVKNGDVDIIPAFTTDGRIQRYNLKTTEDDKGFFPPYDAAPIIRQEVLKEHPEVEEVLNELAGKISEQEMSELNAKVDMDKQDPKEVARDFLISKGLIKK; the protein is encoded by the coding sequence ATGAAAAGAAAATTACAGACATTTGCTATACTCATCATATTTTCCATCACAGCCGCTGGATGCGGAAACGGCGGCGGGAAAGATACGATCACTGTCTCCGGGAAGAAGTGGACGGAGCAATACATTTTAACCCACATGATGGCAGAACTGCTGAAAGAGAAGACCGAGCTTGATGTGAAAGTGGAAGAAGGCTTGGGCGAAGTGTCGATCCTGACGCCAGCTCTTGAAAAAGGAGACATCGACGTATATGTGGAATATACAGGAACAGGTCTTGAAGCGGTCCTCAAACAACAGGCAGAAGAAGGTGCAACTGCAGATGAAATCCTTTCACAGGTGCGGAAAGGGTATGAAAAGAAATTCGATGTGACGTGGCTGAAGCCGCTTGGATTCGAGAATACGTATACGCTCGCTTACACAGAAGATCAGGATTTCGATGCCAAAACGTTCTCAGATCTCGTCCCGCTTTCGAAAACCCTGAGTTTTGGTGCACCCCATCAATTTTATGAACGAGAAGGCGATGGGTATGATGCCTTTTCTGAAGAGTACGGGTTTGAATTCAAGGATAAGGAAAGCTTTGATCCTAATATTATGTATGAAGCGGTCAAAAATGGAGATGTCGATATCATCCCTGCTTTTACGACCGATGGACGGATCCAGCGTTACAACTTGAAGACAACAGAAGATGATAAAGGATTCTTTCCGCCATATGATGCAGCGCCGATTATCCGCCAGGAAGTGTTGAAAGAACATCCTGAGGTGGAAGAAGTGCTGAATGAACTTGCCGGAAAGATTTCTGAACAAGAGATGAGTGAGCTGAATGCAAAAGTCGATATGGATAAACAGGATCCAAAGGAAGTCGCCCGTGACTTTCTCATTTCAAAGGGGTTGATTAAAAAGTAA
- a CDS encoding ABC transporter permease, whose translation MNTLTIGFIQTVTNRSDAIMTGLLEHLYLSFVSIFIAIAISLPLGIYISRKKRTAELYIGVTAVFQTIPSLALFGFLIPLLGTGSMTAIIALTVYALLPILRNTYTGIIGVDEGAIEAGRGMGMTDSQLLFKVELPLALPIIMAGIRTATVLTVGVATLATFVGAGGLGDLIYRGLSTWNNSLVLAGAIPAALLALGFDFFLKALEKLTTPKGLKTRK comes from the coding sequence ATGAACACACTCACCATAGGATTCATTCAGACGGTCACAAACAGATCCGATGCGATCATGACCGGACTGCTGGAGCATTTATATTTGTCTTTTGTGTCTATCTTCATAGCGATCGCGATTTCCCTTCCACTGGGTATTTATATTTCCAGAAAGAAAAGGACCGCAGAGTTATATATCGGGGTTACAGCCGTTTTCCAGACGATCCCCAGTCTTGCACTGTTCGGTTTCCTGATTCCTTTGCTTGGTACAGGAAGCATGACGGCCATCATAGCGCTCACTGTATATGCCCTTTTGCCGATTCTGAGAAACACGTATACAGGGATCATCGGTGTCGATGAAGGTGCCATCGAAGCCGGCCGGGGAATGGGGATGACGGATTCACAGCTATTATTTAAGGTGGAGCTCCCCCTTGCCCTGCCAATCATCATGGCTGGGATCCGGACGGCTACTGTGCTGACGGTCGGTGTCGCCACCCTCGCCACCTTTGTCGGCGCAGGCGGACTTGGGGACCTGATTTATCGAGGACTTTCAACTTGGAATAATAGTCTGGTACTCGCAGGGGCAATTCCTGCCGCATTGCTTGCCCTCGGCTTTGATTTCTTCTTGAAGGCACTTGAGAAGCTGACCACTCCAAAAGGATTGAAAACACGAAAATAA
- the acnA gene encoding aconitate hydratase AcnA has translation MAKNDVFNARSSFELEGKRYHYYRLKALEEAGVTKINRLPYSVKVLLESVLRQFDGRVINKEHVENLANWGSTEVKDAEVPFKPSRVILQDFTGVPAVVDLASLRKAMADIGGDPQKINPEIPVDLVIDHSVQVDKYGTANALQVNMDLEFERNAERYQFLSWAQKAFENYRAVPPATGIVHQVNLEYLANVVHAVETTEGDFETYPDTLVGTDSHTTMINGIGVLGWGVGGIEAEAGMLGQPSYFPIPEVIGVKLTGELPNGATATDLALKVTQVLRQKGVVGKFVEYFGTGVATLPLADRATIANMAPEYGATCGFFPVDSESLDYLRLTGRDEDHINMVEEYLKKNEMFFTPEKEEPTYTDVVEIDLSAVEPNLSGPKRPQDLIPLSDMKESFLNSITAKEGVQGFGLDASEINKTAKYTTEDGTDVEMPTGAIGIAAITSCTNTSNPYVMLGAGLVAKKAVELGMNVPDYVKTSLAPGSKVVTGYLRDSGLLSYLETIGFNLVGYGCTTCIGNSGPLRPEIEKAVSEADLLLTSVLSGNRNFEGRIHPLVKANYLASPPLVVAYALAGTVNIDLQTESLGKDKDGNDVFFKDIWPTQDEVKDAVKSTVTPELFRREYEHVFSENERWNEIKTSNEPLYSFDENSTYIQNPSFFTGLATTPEDIKGLNGLRVVGKFGDSVTTDHISPAGAIGKDTPAGKYLRANNVEPRDFNSYGSRRGNHEVMMRGTFANIRIRNQIAPGTEGGFTTYWPENEIMPMYDACMKYQQDGTGLVVLAGKDYGMGSSRDWAAKGTNLLGIKTVIAESYERIHRSNLVMMGVLPLQFKKGDSAETLGLTGKETISVNITDDVKPRDILTVTAVAEDGTTTEFDVLARFDSDVEVDYYRHGGILQMVLRNKLQA, from the coding sequence ATGGCAAAGAACGATGTATTTAATGCACGCTCTTCTTTCGAACTTGAAGGAAAACGTTATCATTATTATCGTCTAAAAGCACTTGAAGAAGCTGGAGTTACAAAAATCAATCGCTTACCTTACAGCGTAAAGGTATTGCTCGAATCTGTCCTTCGTCAATTTGACGGACGTGTCATTAACAAAGAGCATGTTGAGAACCTTGCGAACTGGGGATCAACTGAAGTGAAGGATGCGGAAGTTCCGTTCAAGCCTTCACGTGTTATCCTTCAGGATTTCACTGGTGTACCGGCTGTCGTAGATTTGGCATCCTTACGTAAGGCAATGGCTGATATCGGGGGCGATCCTCAGAAGATCAATCCTGAAATCCCGGTTGATCTGGTTATCGACCACTCTGTACAGGTTGATAAATATGGAACAGCGAATGCACTGCAAGTTAACATGGATCTTGAATTTGAACGTAATGCAGAGCGTTACCAATTCCTTAGCTGGGCTCAAAAGGCATTTGAAAACTATCGTGCCGTACCGCCTGCAACCGGGATCGTTCACCAGGTAAACTTAGAATACTTAGCAAATGTCGTTCACGCTGTTGAGACAACAGAAGGCGATTTTGAAACATATCCGGATACACTTGTTGGAACCGACTCCCATACGACAATGATCAATGGGATTGGTGTCCTTGGATGGGGTGTTGGTGGAATCGAAGCGGAAGCTGGAATGCTTGGTCAGCCATCATACTTCCCAATCCCAGAAGTTATCGGGGTGAAATTGACTGGAGAGCTTCCAAATGGCGCAACTGCGACAGATTTGGCTCTGAAAGTCACACAAGTATTGCGTCAAAAAGGAGTAGTAGGAAAATTCGTCGAGTATTTCGGAACAGGTGTTGCAACACTGCCGCTTGCTGACCGTGCGACGATCGCCAACATGGCTCCTGAATACGGCGCAACTTGCGGATTCTTCCCTGTAGATTCCGAATCACTGGATTATCTTCGTTTAACGGGACGTGATGAAGATCATATCAACATGGTAGAAGAATACCTGAAGAAAAACGAAATGTTCTTCACGCCTGAAAAAGAAGAGCCAACTTACACAGACGTCGTGGAAATCGACCTTTCTGCAGTAGAACCAAACCTTTCCGGACCGAAACGTCCTCAAGATTTGATTCCACTGTCAGATATGAAGGAATCTTTCCTTAACTCCATCACGGCTAAAGAAGGCGTACAAGGATTCGGCCTTGACGCATCTGAAATCAACAAAACAGCCAAGTATACGACTGAAGACGGTACGGATGTAGAAATGCCTACCGGTGCGATCGGTATCGCTGCCATCACGTCTTGTACGAATACATCAAATCCATATGTTATGTTAGGTGCCGGCCTTGTTGCGAAAAAGGCAGTGGAACTTGGCATGAATGTCCCTGATTATGTGAAAACATCACTTGCACCGGGATCTAAAGTTGTTACAGGCTACTTAAGGGATTCAGGATTACTGTCTTACCTTGAGACAATCGGCTTCAACCTTGTTGGGTATGGTTGTACGACTTGTATCGGTAACTCCGGTCCACTTCGTCCGGAAATCGAGAAAGCTGTTTCTGAGGCTGACTTATTATTAACATCAGTCCTTTCAGGTAACCGTAACTTCGAAGGACGTATCCACCCATTGGTGAAAGCAAACTACCTTGCTTCTCCGCCACTGGTTGTAGCATACGCCTTAGCTGGTACAGTAAACATCGACCTTCAAACCGAATCACTAGGAAAAGATAAAGATGGAAATGATGTATTCTTCAAAGACATCTGGCCGACTCAGGATGAAGTGAAGGATGCGGTCAAGTCTACTGTAACACCAGAATTGTTCCGCAGGGAATATGAGCATGTTTTCTCTGAAAACGAACGCTGGAATGAGATCAAAACAAGCAACGAACCACTATACAGCTTTGATGAGAACTCAACTTACATCCAAAACCCTTCATTCTTCACAGGACTTGCAACAACGCCTGAGGACATCAAAGGGTTGAACGGACTTCGCGTTGTCGGTAAGTTCGGGGATTCGGTCACAACTGACCACATTTCACCAGCCGGTGCCATCGGAAAAGATACACCAGCAGGGAAATATCTACGTGCAAACAACGTTGAACCACGTGACTTCAACTCTTACGGTTCCCGTCGAGGTAACCATGAAGTGATGATGCGCGGTACGTTTGCAAACATCCGTATCCGTAACCAAATTGCACCGGGTACTGAAGGTGGATTCACTACCTACTGGCCTGAAAATGAAATCATGCCTATGTATGATGCCTGCATGAAGTATCAGCAGGATGGAACAGGGTTGGTTGTGCTTGCAGGTAAAGATTACGGTATGGGATCTTCCCGTGACTGGGCAGCGAAAGGAACAAACCTTCTTGGCATCAAGACGGTCATTGCTGAAAGTTACGAGCGTATTCACCGTTCAAACCTTGTGATGATGGGTGTGCTGCCTCTTCAATTCAAGAAGGGCGACAGCGCTGAAACACTTGGATTGACTGGTAAAGAAACGATCTCTGTCAATATCACAGACGATGTAAAACCTCGTGACATCCTGACAGTTACTGCAGTCGCTGAAGATGGCACCACAACAGAGTTCGACGTGCTTGCACGTTTCGATTCTGATGTTGAAGTGGACTACTACCGTCACGGTGGAATTCTGCAGATGGTTCTTAGAAACAAATTACAAGCATAA
- a CDS encoding acyl-CoA thioesterase, whose product MHIAEKTIEVRYAETDQMGVVYHANYLVWMELGRTQLIEDLGFKYADVEKEGILSPVIDLNVSYKSPVRYGEQAFIKTWVEAYDGLRITYAYEIFNGKNELAITGQSKHVCVKQENFRPVSIRKMFPHWHEAYEKAMKS is encoded by the coding sequence ATGCATATTGCAGAAAAAACAATAGAAGTCCGCTATGCAGAAACAGATCAGATGGGGGTTGTGTACCATGCCAATTACCTGGTCTGGATGGAATTGGGGCGCACACAGCTGATTGAGGACCTGGGGTTCAAATATGCGGATGTTGAGAAAGAGGGCATATTATCTCCTGTCATCGACCTGAATGTCAGCTATAAGTCACCAGTCAGATACGGAGAACAAGCGTTCATCAAAACATGGGTGGAAGCTTATGATGGTCTTCGCATCACCTATGCATATGAAATTTTCAACGGGAAGAATGAGCTTGCCATCACCGGTCAATCAAAGCATGTATGTGTCAAACAGGAAAATTTCCGTCCGGTCTCCATCAGGAAAATGTTCCCTCACTGGCATGAAGCATACGAAAAAGCAATGAAATCTTAA
- a CDS encoding FbpB family small basic protein, with translation MRRPRKKSFADLVKENKKQLLLDQDAMDAIEERIDARLEIKRSIGKAE, from the coding sequence ATGCGCAGACCAAGGAAAAAATCATTCGCAGATCTTGTGAAGGAAAACAAAAAACAATTACTCCTCGATCAAGATGCGATGGATGCGATAGAAGAGCGGATTGATGCAAGATTGGAGATAAAGCGTTCCATTGGAAAAGCCGAGTAA
- a CDS encoding acid-soluble spore protein N: MSNSKGSPNHFAPNHIGTQSRAAGGNKGKQMQDKSGKHAQVIQTKGE; this comes from the coding sequence ATGAGCAACTCAAAAGGTAGTCCGAATCATTTCGCGCCTAACCATATCGGTACGCAGTCCAGAGCTGCAGGCGGCAATAAAGGGAAACAGATGCAGGATAAATCAGGGAAGCATGCACAGGTCATCCAAACAAAGGGTGAATAA
- a CDS encoding purine/pyrimidine permease, which translates to MQLFLSALQWMAFMIAGSIAAPIAIADLFQLSPAETAGFIQRTIFVLGVASLIQAWVGHRLPINEGPAGLWWGVFAIYAGFSGTLYDSHGEIMTVLQGGMIVSGVIFFILSATGLLKKLSSLFTPTITFIYLMLLILQLSGSFIKGMFGIQHEGGSFQPIVLAGSLLTILAALYFSSHKRKWIQQYSIILAMITGWLIFILLGLGEGATVSDQWFSLPEVFVFGAPVFDTGVIVTSIFITFLLTTNMIASIRVMEAVMRANGHPAHHRYTKSGFASGVNQLLGGVFSAIGSVPISGSAGFVAATGMYSVIPFVLGSGLIILISLIPKMMNLFASLPAPVGYAVTTVIFIKMVGLALGEYRKEEDLERIHFVAGIALIVGVGAMFVPSSAFKDMPVVVASILNNGLILGTMTGIVVEQYIEKKHSRKKETSEH; encoded by the coding sequence ATGCAGCTTTTTTTATCAGCTTTGCAGTGGATGGCTTTCATGATCGCAGGATCGATTGCCGCTCCCATTGCCATAGCAGATTTGTTTCAATTATCCCCGGCTGAAACAGCGGGATTTATACAGCGGACCATTTTTGTATTGGGCGTCGCGAGTCTCATTCAGGCATGGGTTGGTCATAGGCTCCCGATAAATGAAGGCCCGGCCGGGTTATGGTGGGGAGTTTTTGCCATCTATGCCGGATTTTCAGGCACTCTTTATGACAGTCACGGAGAAATCATGACCGTTTTACAGGGAGGGATGATTGTCAGTGGTGTGATTTTCTTCATACTGTCAGCCACTGGATTGCTTAAAAAGCTATCCTCATTGTTCACACCGACGATCACGTTCATCTATTTGATGCTTCTGATTCTGCAGCTGAGCGGATCATTTATTAAAGGCATGTTCGGCATACAACACGAGGGTGGATCCTTTCAGCCGATCGTCCTCGCAGGCAGCCTGCTGACAATCCTTGCGGCACTCTACTTTTCCAGTCATAAGCGGAAATGGATTCAGCAATACTCGATCATCCTAGCCATGATAACCGGGTGGCTGATTTTTATCCTGTTAGGTTTGGGTGAAGGGGCTACAGTGTCTGATCAGTGGTTTTCTCTCCCTGAAGTCTTTGTGTTCGGAGCACCTGTCTTTGATACAGGTGTCATCGTCACATCGATTTTCATTACCTTCCTCCTGACCACCAATATGATCGCTTCCATCAGGGTGATGGAAGCGGTGATGAGGGCTAACGGACATCCTGCGCACCACCGCTATACAAAAAGCGGCTTTGCTTCAGGGGTGAATCAGTTACTGGGCGGTGTGTTCTCAGCAATCGGTTCTGTTCCCATCTCAGGTTCGGCAGGATTTGTGGCTGCGACCGGAATGTATTCGGTCATCCCGTTTGTATTAGGGAGCGGCCTCATTATTCTGATCAGTCTTATCCCTAAAATGATGAACCTTTTTGCCAGCCTGCCTGCTCCGGTCGGCTATGCGGTGACAACGGTCATTTTCATTAAAATGGTCGGTCTTGCCCTTGGTGAATACCGGAAAGAAGAAGATCTGGAACGGATTCATTTCGTCGCGGGAATCGCCCTTATTGTCGGGGTCGGGGCAATGTTTGTTCCTTCATCGGCATTCAAGGATATGCCTGTTGTGGTTGCTTCCATTTTAAACAACGGTTTGATCCTTGGTACCATGACCGGGATCGTGGTCGAACAATACATAGAGAAAAAGCATAGTAGAAAAAAGGAAACCAGTGAACATTAG
- a CDS encoding CapA family protein translates to MKKKRSIIALAISLPLLLVMGFLLYGQLTEFKAASGEKETLSSLLHTTREVEASEKSINTTASIAAIGDILLHDTVYNDANSGSGYQFSQMFAPVKDILSAPDFLIANQESTPGGAELGLSSYPLFNSPKEIVKTLQEVGVDAVTTANNHSLDQGEKGLKSAIDYYEEISMPYVGAFKSKEDKDRIRTFNVNGIKFALLSYTYGTNGIPVPQGKDYLVNLIDEQKMLKEVRKARMMDTDIVVLSLHWGNEYQRFPTGEQERLAKVLTNNGVDIIFGHHPHVLQPIQTYKTEDGREAVVIYSLGNFLSGQKDDFKDIGGMVTVQVDKRSNPAGTKITYPSIDFQPTFVSENHYKNYRIYPLDFAEKNGLIRYSQEEMVSHMVNGLPE, encoded by the coding sequence ATGAAGAAAAAACGCTCCATCATTGCACTGGCCATATCCCTGCCATTGCTTCTTGTCATGGGCTTTCTATTATATGGACAGTTGACAGAATTTAAAGCCGCATCCGGGGAGAAAGAAACCCTTTCATCGCTGCTGCACACCACACGGGAAGTTGAAGCTTCGGAAAAGTCCATCAATACCACTGCTTCTATCGCTGCAATCGGAGATATCCTCCTCCACGATACGGTGTATAACGATGCGAACAGCGGTTCCGGCTATCAATTCTCACAGATGTTCGCACCTGTTAAAGACATCTTATCCGCGCCCGATTTCTTGATTGCAAACCAGGAATCGACCCCTGGCGGTGCAGAGCTCGGACTTTCAAGTTATCCGCTTTTCAACAGCCCTAAAGAAATCGTGAAAACACTGCAGGAAGTAGGCGTCGACGCAGTAACGACAGCGAATAACCACTCACTAGATCAAGGGGAAAAGGGGTTAAAAAGCGCAATCGATTACTATGAAGAGATTTCGATGCCCTATGTTGGTGCCTTTAAAAGCAAAGAGGATAAGGATCGCATCCGTACATTCAACGTGAACGGAATTAAGTTTGCCCTCCTTTCATATACGTATGGAACGAATGGCATCCCGGTCCCTCAGGGAAAAGATTACTTAGTCAATTTGATCGATGAGCAGAAGATGCTGAAGGAAGTCAGGAAGGCAAGAATGATGGATACAGATATCGTTGTATTAAGCCTCCATTGGGGTAATGAATATCAGCGCTTTCCGACCGGGGAACAGGAAAGACTCGCAAAAGTGCTGACGAATAACGGGGTTGATATCATTTTCGGTCATCACCCGCACGTTTTGCAGCCGATTCAGACCTATAAGACTGAAGACGGACGCGAAGCCGTCGTTATCTACTCGCTCGGAAATTTCCTTTCAGGACAAAAAGACGATTTTAAAGATATTGGTGGAATGGTGACAGTGCAAGTAGATAAAAGGAGTAACCCCGCAGGTACGAAGATCACATACCCTTCCATCGATTTTCAGCCAACATTCGTGTCTGAAAATCACTATAAAAATTACAGGATTTACCCGCTGGATTTTGCCGAGAAAAACGGTTTAATCCGTTATTCTCAAGAAGAAATGGTATCTCACATGGTGAATGGACTGCCGGAGTGA
- a CDS encoding ABC transporter ATP-binding protein, with protein sequence MIEFRNVTKTYEDGTEAIKGIDLTVPEGKLVALIGPSGCGKTTTMKMINKLITPTEGTILINGEDISHADEVELRRNIGYVIQRIGLLPHMTIEENISLIPRLKGWKKEKYEGRVDELLNLVGLEPSVYRKRYPLELSGGQQQRVGVIRALAAEPPIILMDEPFSALDPISREQLQDELKSIQNTIHKTICFVTHDIDEALKIADEIVIMRDGKIEQVGTPSELLNHPANDFVSTFIGEDRMNRMGRTVRQVIDIMDEINDHVMLDDGEGPQIPHDASINEAAGLLLSSGKRYVVVMQEGRKVGIVTAEGILSVIASQQNKEANGL encoded by the coding sequence ATGATTGAATTCAGGAATGTCACAAAAACGTATGAAGATGGAACGGAAGCGATCAAGGGTATTGATTTGACAGTACCCGAAGGAAAGCTCGTCGCGTTGATCGGTCCGAGCGGTTGTGGAAAAACGACGACGATGAAAATGATCAATAAGCTGATTACACCAACGGAAGGCACGATCCTCATCAATGGGGAAGATATCTCACATGCAGATGAAGTAGAGCTTAGGAGAAATATCGGATATGTCATCCAGCGGATCGGTTTGCTGCCCCATATGACCATTGAAGAAAACATCAGCCTTATCCCCCGTCTGAAAGGATGGAAGAAGGAAAAATATGAAGGACGGGTAGATGAACTCCTTAACCTCGTAGGACTCGAGCCGTCGGTGTATAGAAAAAGGTATCCTCTTGAACTGAGCGGAGGCCAACAGCAGCGTGTGGGCGTGATCCGGGCACTTGCAGCCGAGCCACCCATCATATTGATGGATGAACCATTCAGTGCCCTCGATCCAATCAGCCGGGAACAGCTTCAGGACGAACTGAAGAGTATTCAAAACACCATACATAAAACAATCTGTTTTGTCACACATGATATTGACGAAGCGTTGAAGATCGCCGATGAAATCGTGATTATGCGGGATGGGAAGATAGAGCAGGTAGGAACGCCTTCAGAGCTGTTGAATCATCCGGCCAATGATTTTGTCTCCACCTTCATCGGAGAGGACAGAATGAACCGAATGGGAAGAACTGTGAGGCAGGTCATCGACATCATGGATGAAATAAATGATCATGTGATGCTGGATGATGGTGAGGGGCCGCAGATCCCACATGATGCTTCAATCAATGAAGCGGCTGGCCTCCTCCTTTCATCAGGAAAACGATATGTGGTCGTCATGCAAGAAGGCCGTAAAGTGGGGATTGTCACCGCAGAGGGCATTCTTTCAGTCATCGCCTCACAGCAGAATAAGGAGGCGAATGGGTTATGA
- the plsY gene encoding glycerol-3-phosphate 1-O-acyltransferase PlsY, which produces MMIFALILVLSYLLGSIPSGLLIGKTFYGKDIREHGSGNLGGTNTFRTLGVKAGMIVTIMDILKGTAATLLPLLFASDVHMLLAGVFAVIGHMYPLFANFRGGKAVATSAGVLLGYNPILFIILLGVFFICLYATKYVSLSSMIAAVLAFTYSIFTGDLPLIIVVGILAIFVIYRHRANIKRIKDKTEPKIKWL; this is translated from the coding sequence ATGATGATTTTTGCCCTTATTCTTGTATTATCGTATTTATTAGGCTCTATCCCATCAGGGTTGCTGATCGGAAAGACATTCTACGGAAAAGACATCCGTGAACATGGAAGTGGCAATCTCGGTGGAACGAATACCTTCAGGACCCTTGGTGTGAAAGCAGGTATGATCGTGACGATCATGGATATCCTGAAAGGTACTGCCGCCACTTTGCTGCCCCTATTGTTCGCAAGTGACGTACATATGCTGTTGGCAGGGGTATTTGCCGTCATTGGACACATGTACCCGCTGTTCGCAAACTTCAGGGGAGGGAAAGCTGTGGCAACATCTGCCGGAGTCCTCCTGGGATACAACCCCATCTTGTTTATCATTCTACTCGGTGTCTTTTTCATATGCTTATATGCAACGAAATATGTTTCCCTGTCATCCATGATTGCAGCGGTCCTCGCCTTTACATATTCGATCTTTACGGGAGACCTTCCACTCATAATCGTTGTCGGCATACTCGCCATTTTTGTCATTTACAGACATAGAGCAAATATTAAGCGCATTAAAGATAAAACCGAACCAAAAATCAAGTGGCTTTAA
- the tlp gene encoding small acid-soluble spore protein Tlp — MAWEKQNPDDRSDNVEKLQGMVQHTIENIDRAEESMALTDSEEQLQSIQAKNERRRESLQAFRSEIKDEANARK; from the coding sequence ATGGCGTGGGAAAAGCAGAATCCGGATGATCGCAGTGATAATGTTGAGAAGCTTCAAGGCATGGTGCAGCATACGATTGAGAATATCGATCGAGCTGAGGAGTCCATGGCTTTAACGGACAGTGAGGAACAGCTGCAATCGATTCAGGCTAAGAATGAACGCCGGAGAGAGAGCCTCCAGGCATTCCGAAGCGAAATTAAAGACGAAGCGAACGCAAGGAAATAA
- a CDS encoding HesB/YadR/YfhF family protein — MNIHISEKALFWFKDEMLVEEGGQVRFYVRYGGSSPLHDSFSLGVTKDEPVDIGEQVVVEDRTFFIEERDLWFFDGHDLYVEFDETLQEPSYEYKK, encoded by the coding sequence ATGAATATACATATTTCTGAAAAAGCGTTGTTTTGGTTTAAAGATGAAATGCTGGTGGAAGAAGGCGGACAAGTACGCTTTTACGTACGTTACGGAGGCTCAAGTCCTCTTCATGATAGTTTTTCCTTAGGTGTGACAAAAGATGAACCTGTCGACATCGGTGAACAGGTTGTGGTCGAAGACCGGACGTTTTTTATTGAAGAAAGGGATTTATGGTTTTTTGACGGTCATGATTTGTACGTCGAGTTTGACGAAACACTTCAGGAACCATCCTATGAGTACAAAAAATAA
- a CDS encoding TlpA disulfide reductase family protein has translation MKAIFGVLLVTLLIFSFYIENSSDPYSFSEDSFDAAASYDQLIDIDEGELAKTQSVETAAGPNIGDKAIDFKLETLNGEAMTLSQFKGKKVVLNFWATWCPPCKEEMPIIESFYKKHGDDVEVLAINIDPQYNVKEYQKSMKLTFPILLDKDDKINNAYDILTVPTTFIINQQGIITNKHIGAITTLDAFTALLK, from the coding sequence TTGAAAGCCATATTTGGGGTATTACTTGTCACATTATTGATTTTCAGCTTTTATATTGAGAATTCATCGGATCCTTATTCGTTTTCAGAAGACTCGTTTGATGCGGCTGCTTCATATGATCAATTGATTGATATCGACGAAGGAGAGCTTGCCAAAACGCAGTCGGTCGAAACAGCGGCAGGTCCGAATATCGGGGATAAAGCAATCGACTTTAAGCTTGAGACGCTGAATGGCGAGGCCATGACTTTATCTCAGTTCAAAGGGAAGAAAGTCGTACTGAACTTCTGGGCGACATGGTGTCCGCCTTGTAAAGAAGAGATGCCTATCATCGAATCGTTTTATAAAAAACACGGAGATGACGTTGAAGTCCTTGCCATCAATATCGATCCTCAATATAACGTCAAGGAATACCAAAAATCCATGAAACTCACCTTTCCGATCCTTCTCGACAAAGACGACAAAATAAACAACGCCTACGACATCCTGACCGTACCCACCACCTTCATCATCAACCAACAAGGCATCATCACCAACAAACACATCGGAGCCATCACCACCCTCGACGCCTTTACCGCTTTACTCAAGTGA